One Elgaria multicarinata webbii isolate HBS135686 ecotype San Diego chromosome 6, rElgMul1.1.pri, whole genome shotgun sequence DNA segment encodes these proteins:
- the LOC134400420 gene encoding programmed cell death 1 ligand 1-like, whose amino-acid sequence MEKLLFMCIVISHCSFLKALFTVEVFNPPFIAEYGSNVTMECRFPVNGQFKLEQLSIVWEKKEETNKNVYKIYKGKEDFKSQDRAFKNRTTLFKDKLSLGHIVLQISSVKLTDAGTYLCLVEYDGVDYKYLPLDVKAPYRNIISTSTPVQAIGGHKGWELACQSEGYPEAEVFWHTMDGADLSDKANVSYMRGSDQLYHVTSTLRVNTNITDTFYCVFWNEPLQQNTTAALIVTGEISKHYSRCMRTKGSFTDYAEQIHVTKISNPGFLFRVPS is encoded by the exons ATGGAAAAGTTGCTGTTTATGTGTATAGTCATATCGCATTGTTCTTTCCTGAAGG ctTTGTTCACAGTTGAAGTGTTCAATCCGCCATTTATCGCAGAATATGGGAGCAACGTTACAATGGAATGCAGATTTCCAGTGAATGGCCAATTCAAGCTTGAACAATTAAGTATCGTttgggagaaaaaagaagaaacaaataaaaatgtctacAAAATTTACAAAGGGAAAGAAGACTTTAAGTCCCAGGATAGGGCTTTCAAGAATAGAACCACTTTGTTTAAAGATAAACTGAGCTTGGGACACATTGTGCTCCAGATCTCCAGCGTGAAGCTCACCGATGCTGGGACTTACCTTTGCCTTGTTGAATATGATGGCGTTGACTACAAATATCTACCTTTGGATGTAAAGG ctcCTTATAGAAACATTATCTCAACCAGTACCCCTGTCCAGGCAATAGGTGGACACAAAGGATGGGAGCTTGCATGCCAGTCAGAAGGTTATCCGGAGGCAGAAGTTTTCTGGCACACTATGGATGGTGCAGACTTAAGTGACAAAGCAAATGTATCATACATGAGAGGATCAGACCAGCTCTACCATGTTACTAGTACTCTTCGAGTCAACACAAACATTACTGATACTTTTTATTGCGTATTTTGGAATGAACCTCTTCAGCAGAACACAACTGCTGCTTTAATTGTAACAGGTGAAATTTCCAAACACTATTCAAGATGCATGAGAACAAAGGGCTCTTTTACAGATTATGCTGAGCAAATCCATGTCACGAAGATATCTAATCCTGGCTTTCTGTTTAGAGTGCCTTCATGA